A genomic stretch from Hydrogenimonas urashimensis includes:
- the nuoN gene encoding NADH-quinone oxidoreductase subunit NuoN: MLEPISVSMESLNLGTLTPMLVAIAGGLGILVIDLIRKDLDKTLYVMFSILILFVDLGAVFGQSVGERGFFDVILIDGIAILSQIVILVASMLFIPLALTSKRFHEFSYPEFFALFLFMVAGFQFMVASDNLILIFVGLETASLALYTLIALHNRINSFEAAIKYFVMGALAAGFYVMGAMIFYALTGSVELFKIAEVLEAGNFANMTILLVGIAFMIAALGFKLSMVPFHTWTPDVYEGASATLAGYMSIVPKIAGFVVAMRVFGFLIQSDVVWVRDILYAAVVITMTLANIMALVQHDVKRMLAFSSISHAGFVMAAIMIGTTQANSALFFYWIMFLFTNLGAFAMLWVSRHKAKLWDNRFDHPYEKFSGMIQIKPVGAVIMALFMLSLAGVPPFSLFWGKLYVMSAAVNSNFIVLALIMALNSAISVYYYLKLIVYMFLKDPTQNEGTVYAQNTSKPLQTIIGFSAFMTVFAFVAVDPILEIITAYVQASGF, from the coding sequence ATGTTAGAGCCAATTTCAGTCAGCATGGAATCGCTGAACCTCGGTACCCTGACCCCGATGCTTGTAGCGATTGCCGGAGGGTTGGGAATTCTTGTTATCGATCTAATCAGGAAGGACCTGGACAAAACACTCTACGTCATGTTCAGCATTCTTATCCTGTTCGTCGATCTCGGTGCCGTTTTTGGTCAGAGTGTCGGGGAGCGGGGATTCTTCGACGTTATACTGATCGACGGTATAGCCATTTTGTCGCAGATTGTCATTCTGGTCGCTTCGATGCTCTTCATCCCGCTTGCACTGACATCCAAACGCTTCCATGAATTCAGCTATCCGGAGTTTTTCGCCCTTTTCCTCTTCATGGTGGCGGGATTCCAGTTCATGGTCGCCAGCGACAACCTCATTCTGATTTTCGTGGGACTCGAGACCGCGAGCCTTGCACTCTATACGCTGATCGCGCTGCACAACAGGATCAACTCCTTCGAAGCGGCGATCAAGTATTTTGTCATGGGTGCGCTGGCAGCCGGATTCTACGTGATGGGTGCGATGATCTTCTATGCATTGACGGGAAGTGTGGAACTCTTCAAAATCGCAGAGGTTCTGGAAGCCGGAAATTTTGCCAATATGACGATTTTGCTGGTCGGTATCGCATTCATGATTGCCGCTCTTGGCTTTAAACTTTCGATGGTTCCTTTCCATACCTGGACGCCGGACGTCTATGAAGGAGCGAGCGCGACGCTGGCGGGATATATGTCCATCGTTCCGAAAATCGCGGGTTTTGTCGTCGCCATGAGGGTTTTCGGATTCCTGATCCAAAGCGACGTAGTCTGGGTGCGAGATATTCTCTACGCAGCGGTCGTCATCACGATGACTCTGGCCAATATCATGGCGCTCGTGCAACACGATGTGAAGCGGATGCTCGCCTTCAGCTCCATCTCCCATGCCGGCTTCGTCATGGCCGCCATCATGATCGGAACGACACAGGCGAACAGCGCGCTTTTCTTCTACTGGATCATGTTCCTCTTCACGAACCTCGGTGCTTTCGCTATGCTGTGGGTTTCCCGCCACAAGGCAAAACTGTGGGACAACCGCTTCGACCATCCCTATGAAAAATTTTCAGGAATGATTCAGATCAAACCGGTCGGTGCAGTGATTATGGCACTTTTTATGCTTTCGCTGGCCGGTGTCCCGCCGTTTTCACTCTTCTGGGGCAAACTCTACGTCATGAGTGCCGCGGTCAACAGCAACTTCATCGTACTGGCCCTTATCATGGCGCTCAACAGTGCCATTTCGGTCTACTACTATCTGAAGCTGATCGTCTACATGTTCCTGAAAGATCCCACGCAGAACGAGGGGACGGTGTATGCGCAGAATACATCGAAACCGCTGCAGACGATCATCGGTTTTTCCGCTTTCATGACAGTCTTCGCTTTCGTCGCGGTCGATCCGATCCTCGAGATCATCACCGCCTATGTTCAGGCGAGCGGCTTTTAA
- a CDS encoding NADH-quinone oxidoreductase subunit M gives MDHILSVLVLFPAVAGLLGFIVSKESIRAYGLSVAAIEFLLSLWLWLSFDGSYPGFQFVEVLPLIPSFGINYYLGVDGISLFIVVLSTFITLVGLIALSVEKDLKNMIISLLFLEMTMVGVFVALDAIVFYVFWELSLVPMLYIIGAWGGNLRVYAAIKFFLYTFAGSLIMLVGMLVMAYLYHEATGVWSFSITEWHRLILPENYQFWLFIAFFIGLAIKVPMFPFHTWLPYAHGQAPTIGSVILAAVLLKMGTYGLVRLPLPMFPDASVYMIFPVAVLSLIMIIYTAMVAYAQEDMKQVIAYSSISHMGVIVLGTFAMNPEGIAGSVFFMLSHGIVSGALFMLVGVIYDRRHTKLMSEFGGLAHVMPRYGTIMGIMVMASVGLPLTMSFVGEFLSLAGFYQVSHTMTILAGTSIILGAVYMLSLYKKSFFGEVTKEENKNLKDLNGKESMALWTLVLVTVWLGVYPKPVLEPINTSVESLVSFMHKKAITKEAKDIIKPTVIKREAE, from the coding sequence ATGGATCACATTTTATCAGTCTTGGTTCTTTTTCCGGCCGTTGCCGGATTGCTTGGGTTTATCGTCTCGAAAGAGTCGATCCGGGCATATGGTCTCTCGGTGGCTGCGATCGAATTCCTGCTCTCGCTCTGGCTATGGTTAAGTTTCGACGGAAGCTATCCGGGATTCCAGTTCGTGGAGGTATTGCCCCTTATCCCAAGCTTCGGCATCAACTACTATCTGGGTGTTGACGGCATATCGCTTTTCATCGTCGTCCTCTCGACATTCATCACGTTGGTGGGGCTGATCGCGCTGAGTGTTGAAAAAGACCTGAAAAACATGATCATCTCGCTTCTCTTTCTCGAAATGACGATGGTCGGCGTCTTTGTCGCTCTTGATGCGATCGTCTTCTATGTCTTCTGGGAACTCTCTTTGGTTCCGATGCTCTACATCATCGGCGCCTGGGGAGGCAATCTGAGGGTCTATGCGGCCATCAAATTCTTCCTCTATACATTTGCGGGATCGCTTATCATGCTGGTGGGTATGCTCGTCATGGCTTATCTCTATCATGAGGCCACCGGTGTCTGGAGTTTCTCCATCACCGAATGGCACCGCCTGATTTTACCCGAGAACTACCAGTTCTGGCTCTTTATCGCCTTCTTCATAGGACTGGCGATCAAAGTGCCGATGTTCCCGTTCCACACATGGCTTCCCTACGCCCACGGCCAGGCACCCACGATCGGTTCGGTGATTCTGGCTGCGGTACTGCTGAAAATGGGTACCTACGGCCTCGTCCGCCTGCCGCTTCCGATGTTTCCTGACGCATCGGTCTATATGATCTTCCCGGTGGCGGTGCTTTCGCTCATCATGATCATCTATACGGCAATGGTCGCCTACGCCCAGGAGGACATGAAACAGGTGATCGCCTACAGTTCCATCTCCCACATGGGTGTTATCGTACTCGGCACATTCGCGATGAACCCGGAAGGGATTGCCGGATCCGTATTTTTCATGCTCAGCCACGGTATCGTTTCGGGTGCACTCTTTATGCTTGTCGGCGTGATATATGACAGACGCCACACGAAACTGATGAGTGAATTCGGCGGACTGGCGCATGTCATGCCGCGATACGGCACAATCATGGGGATCATGGTGATGGCATCGGTGGGCCTGCCATTGACAATGAGTTTCGTAGGTGAATTCCTGAGTCTCGCGGGATTCTATCAGGTCTCCCATACGATGACGATACTGGCTGGAACAAGCATCATTCTGGGTGCGGTCTATATGCTCAGTCTCTACAAGAAATCCTTCTTCGGGGAAGTGACAAAAGAGGAGAACAAAAACCTCAAAGATCTCAACGGAAAAGAGAGTATGGCACTCTGGACGCTCGTACTCGTGACGGTCTGGCTTGGTGTCTATCCGAAACCGGTTCTTGAACCTATCAATACGAGCGTCGAGTCGCTCGTCTCTTTCATGCATAAAAAAGCGATTACCAAAGAGGCCAAAGATATCATCAAACCGACGGTAATCAAAAGGGAGGCGGAATAA
- the nuoL gene encoding NADH-quinone oxidoreductase subunit L — METYLYTALFAPLVGSLFAALFADRPKNLVTGIATSTLLIVSWISSVVLLLHVAHGEEVHVKMMDWIHAGGLVIPFGFNVDQVTAIMMFVVTTVSAVVHVYSIGYMDHDKSFNRFFAWLSAFVFSMMVLVMSDNFAGLFIGWEGVGLCSWALIGFWYHKESASWAANEAFIMNRIADLGMLIGIFLVYWNFGSLQYEEVFAQVDKMDAGILMMITAFLFIGAMGKSAQFPLHTWLADAMEGPTPVSALIHAATMVTAGVYLVIRANPLYSVVPEVSLFVASLGAFVAMFAASMALVNRDLKRIIAYSTLSQLGYMFVAAGIGAYWVALFHLMTHAFFKALLFLGAGNVMHAMDDELDIFKMGGLAKKMQWTMILMTIASVALAGIYPLAGFFSKDKILEAAFAGDHYIMWTVLWITAGLTAFYSFRLVMLVFFGEERYKIFGYHPHEAYKYMLWAMAPLAVLAIIAGFFEHSFVHVVEHILPIEEFHVSTFTFWTLIVVTQAIALGGIGFAVYKYSKGGFSKKWEESFIYQLLFNQYYIPKIYDEYICKPYGELSRIFWKDLDLKVVDATVDFIATTIYKSGMVSRVVQSGNLSNMLRWMGVGLLILLLAAIFYSPVR, encoded by the coding sequence ATGGAAACATATCTTTATACGGCACTTTTCGCTCCGCTTGTCGGATCGCTTTTCGCGGCACTTTTCGCCGACAGGCCGAAGAATCTTGTTACGGGTATCGCAACGTCAACACTGCTGATCGTTTCGTGGATTAGTTCTGTTGTTCTGCTTCTGCATGTCGCACATGGTGAAGAGGTCCATGTCAAAATGATGGACTGGATCCATGCCGGCGGTCTGGTCATTCCGTTCGGATTCAACGTCGACCAGGTGACGGCGATAATGATGTTTGTCGTAACGACGGTTTCGGCTGTCGTCCATGTCTACTCAATCGGATACATGGATCACGACAAGTCCTTTAACCGCTTCTTCGCTTGGCTCTCGGCCTTCGTCTTCTCGATGATGGTTCTGGTTATGAGCGACAACTTCGCTGGCCTTTTCATCGGCTGGGAGGGCGTCGGCCTCTGCTCTTGGGCACTGATCGGCTTCTGGTACCATAAAGAGAGCGCCTCCTGGGCTGCCAATGAAGCTTTCATCATGAACCGTATCGCTGACTTGGGGATGCTGATCGGCATCTTCCTGGTTTATTGGAATTTCGGAAGCCTGCAATACGAAGAGGTTTTTGCTCAGGTCGACAAGATGGATGCGGGCATCCTGATGATGATAACAGCGTTTCTTTTCATCGGTGCGATGGGCAAATCGGCGCAGTTTCCGCTCCATACTTGGCTGGCAGACGCTATGGAGGGCCCGACACCCGTTTCCGCACTGATCCACGCCGCGACGATGGTTACAGCGGGCGTCTACCTGGTCATCCGCGCCAATCCGCTCTACAGTGTCGTGCCGGAAGTTAGCCTTTTTGTCGCGAGTCTGGGCGCTTTTGTCGCCATGTTCGCTGCTTCTATGGCCCTGGTCAATCGCGACCTCAAGCGTATTATCGCCTACTCGACGCTTTCACAGCTTGGATACATGTTCGTAGCGGCAGGTATCGGCGCCTACTGGGTGGCACTCTTCCACCTGATGACGCACGCCTTCTTCAAAGCCCTTCTCTTCCTGGGCGCAGGTAACGTCATGCATGCCATGGACGATGAGCTCGACATCTTCAAAATGGGCGGCCTGGCCAAAAAGATGCAGTGGACGATGATATTGATGACGATTGCATCGGTGGCCCTGGCCGGTATCTATCCTCTCGCCGGTTTCTTCTCGAAAGACAAAATCCTGGAAGCGGCATTCGCCGGCGACCACTACATCATGTGGACGGTTCTGTGGATCACGGCGGGTCTGACGGCATTCTACAGTTTCCGGCTCGTCATGCTGGTCTTCTTCGGTGAAGAGCGATACAAAATTTTCGGTTACCATCCGCACGAAGCTTATAAGTACATGCTTTGGGCCATGGCACCTCTGGCTGTTCTTGCCATCATCGCGGGATTCTTCGAACACAGTTTCGTTCACGTAGTCGAACACATCCTTCCGATCGAAGAGTTCCATGTTTCCACCTTTACCTTCTGGACGCTGATCGTTGTGACCCAGGCGATCGCGCTCGGCGGTATCGGCTTCGCTGTGTACAAATACAGCAAAGGCGGATTCAGCAAGAAATGGGAAGAGTCGTTCATCTATCAGCTTCTTTTCAACCAGTACTATATTCCGAAGATTTATGACGAGTATATCTGCAAACCCTATGGGGAGCTCTCCAGAATTTTCTGGAAGGATCTCGATCTGAAAGTGGTGGATGCGACCGTCGACTTCATTGCGACGACCATTTACAAATCCGGTATGGTGTCCCGTGTCGTTCAGAGCGGCAACCTTTCCAACATGCTGCGTTGGATGGGAGTGGGTCTGCTCATTCTGTTGCTTGCAGCCATCTTTTACAGTCCCGTGCGTTAA
- the nuoK gene encoding NADH-quinone oxidoreductase subunit NuoK, translating into MITLSHYLILSALLFSIGLVGVYRRKNLLMLLFSTEILLNAVNVGFAAISKFYGDLTGQMFAFFIVAVAASEVAVGLGLMIVWYKRRGTLDIDSMQSMHG; encoded by the coding sequence ATGATTACACTCAGTCACTATCTGATTCTTTCGGCGTTACTTTTCAGTATCGGCCTTGTCGGTGTCTATCGCAGGAAAAATCTTCTGATGCTGCTCTTTTCGACTGAAATTCTGCTCAATGCCGTCAATGTCGGCTTTGCGGCGATTTCGAAGTTTTACGGTGATCTGACCGGACAGATGTTCGCATTTTTCATTGTCGCCGTGGCAGCAAGCGAGGTGGCGGTCGGGCTCGGCCTGATGATCGTCTGGTACAAGCGGCGCGGAACGCTTGATATTGATTCTATGCAGTCGATGCACGGGTAA
- a CDS encoding NADH-quinone oxidoreductase subunit J, which produces MFEAIAFYLFSAVTIAMFTIVVMSKNALYSMSALAAGMIMISGFFFLLDADFLGVVQIIVYTGAVMALYAFGMMFFDTTREVKENIRAPKLVFLLSGMTALLLVIAFVAPIVSDHIEALYPMTEGVQNPQAVGIVLFTKYLVPFEVAAVMLLVAMVAGIILAGKKMDESLTLKVDEEFQEKGAQ; this is translated from the coding sequence ATGTTTGAAGCAATAGCATTTTATCTTTTCAGCGCGGTCACCATCGCGATGTTCACGATAGTCGTGATGAGCAAAAATGCACTTTACTCCATGAGTGCGCTGGCGGCAGGAATGATCATGATCTCCGGATTTTTCTTCCTGCTGGATGCCGACTTCCTCGGTGTCGTGCAGATTATCGTCTACACGGGTGCCGTCATGGCTCTTTACGCCTTTGGTATGATGTTCTTCGATACGACGCGCGAAGTGAAGGAGAATATACGGGCACCTAAGCTCGTCTTTCTGCTCAGCGGCATGACGGCGCTTCTGCTCGTCATTGCATTCGTCGCACCGATCGTTTCGGATCATATCGAAGCGCTCTATCCGATGACCGAGGGTGTACAGAATCCGCAGGCTGTCGGTATCGTCCTCTTTACGAAATATCTTGTTCCCTTCGAGGTGGCGGCGGTGATGCTACTTGTCGCCATGGTCGCGGGCATCATCCTTGCAGGGAAGAAGATGGACGAGAGTCTGACGCTCAAAGTGGATGAAGAATTTCAAGAAAAGGGTGCACAATGA
- the nuoI gene encoding NADH-quinone oxidoreductase subunit NuoI translates to MSLEQFKDRNVKQNYTFIPVDERPTEPLDKFKQVMKRTFKGELFVGLWVVFREMVRFNIHTVKYPMEKLPISPRYRAVHKLYRLLESGNERCIGCGLCEKICIANCIRMDTRYDENQRKEVTEYTINLGRCIFCGYCAEVCPELAIVHGQRYENASEQRAHFVLRDDILTPLDFLKEGKQQEFDGFGAVSPNADERIKKTPTAY, encoded by the coding sequence ATGAGTCTCGAACAGTTCAAAGATAGAAACGTCAAACAAAACTATACCTTCATACCGGTTGATGAACGGCCGACCGAACCTCTTGACAAGTTCAAGCAGGTGATGAAACGGACGTTCAAGGGAGAGCTTTTTGTCGGATTGTGGGTCGTTTTTCGTGAAATGGTGCGATTCAATATCCATACGGTCAAATATCCGATGGAGAAGCTTCCGATATCTCCGCGTTACCGTGCGGTTCACAAATTGTACCGGCTGCTTGAAAGCGGGAACGAGCGCTGTATCGGCTGCGGGCTCTGCGAAAAAATCTGTATTGCCAACTGTATCCGCATGGATACTCGATACGACGAAAACCAGCGCAAAGAGGTGACGGAATATACGATCAACCTGGGGCGCTGCATCTTCTGCGGTTACTGTGCGGAAGTGTGTCCGGAACTTGCGATTGTCCACGGACAGCGGTACGAGAACGCGAGCGAACAGCGTGCCCATTTCGTACTGCGAGACGACATCCTGACGCCGCTTGATTTCCTCAAGGAGGGCAAGCAGCAGGAGTTCGACGGATTCGGTGCGGTCAGCCCGAACGCGGATGAGCGTATCAAGAAAACGCCGACGGCGTATTAA
- the nuoH gene encoding NADH-quinone oxidoreductase subunit NuoH: MTLTGFVIATVIKILVVLGVISALAGFGTYIERKVLAFMQRRLGPMHVGPYGVLQVAADGIKLFTKEDIVPQNSVKPIFKIAPIIGAATAFIALAAVPLLPEFEIFGVTVHPIIADINVGVLFVLGVMASGLFAPLLAGMASSNKWGLLGAARTAIQLLSYEVVTGLSILAPLMMVGSLSLIDINNYQAGGFTDWIVWSQPVAFILFLIAGFAETNRTPFDLLEHEAEIVAGYATEYSGMRWGMFFIGEYANMITLGFLASLIFLGGFNDWGFIPGALAIILKVSFIFFFFLWTRAAWPHVRPDQLMWLCWKVLMPIAVINVVVTGIVLMM; this comes from the coding sequence ATGACATTAACTGGATTTGTTATCGCCACGGTGATCAAGATTTTGGTGGTATTGGGTGTTATATCGGCACTCGCAGGTTTCGGTACGTATATCGAGCGGAAAGTTCTGGCTTTCATGCAGAGAAGATTGGGACCGATGCATGTCGGCCCCTATGGTGTCCTGCAGGTGGCAGCCGACGGTATCAAACTCTTTACGAAAGAGGATATCGTTCCGCAGAATTCCGTCAAACCGATATTCAAAATCGCACCCATCATCGGGGCCGCGACAGCCTTCATCGCCCTGGCGGCCGTTCCGCTGCTGCCCGAGTTCGAGATATTCGGTGTCACGGTGCATCCGATCATCGCCGATATCAATGTGGGTGTGCTGTTTGTGCTCGGCGTCATGGCAAGCGGACTGTTCGCTCCGTTGCTTGCGGGGATGGCGAGTTCGAACAAATGGGGACTGCTGGGTGCGGCGCGTACGGCGATACAGCTACTGAGCTATGAAGTGGTGACGGGGCTGAGTATTCTTGCGCCGCTGATGATGGTCGGTTCTCTTTCGCTGATCGACATCAACAACTACCAGGCGGGAGGATTTACCGACTGGATCGTCTGGAGCCAGCCGGTCGCCTTCATTCTGTTTCTGATCGCGGGCTTTGCGGAAACCAACAGAACTCCGTTCGACCTTCTGGAGCATGAAGCGGAGATCGTGGCGGGATATGCGACGGAGTATTCCGGTATGCGGTGGGGTATGTTCTTCATCGGTGAGTATGCCAATATGATTACCCTCGGATTCCTGGCGAGCCTTATCTTTCTGGGCGGCTTCAATGACTGGGGCTTCATACCGGGAGCATTGGCGATTATCCTGAAAGTCTCCTTCATCTTCTTCTTTTTCCTCTGGACCCGTGCCGCTTGGCCGCATGTTCGTCCCGATCAGTTGATGTGGCTCTGCTGGAAAGTTTTGATGCCGATTGCAGTAATAAACGTTGTCGTGACCGGCATCGTATTGATGATGTAA
- a CDS encoding NADH-quinone oxidoreductase subunit G produces MSEITIKIDGKECKTKEGEFILNVARANDIFIPAICYLTRCSPTLACRLCLVEADGKQVYACNAKAKDGMEITTLTDNIAKERRAIMGVYDVNHPLQCGVCDQSGECELQNYTLEMGVDEQHYAIKDIQRESKEWGLIHYDPGLCIVCERCVTVCKDMIGDAALKTVPRGGEALDKELKNSMPKDAYAMWNKLNKSLIGPATGETLECTDCGECIAVCPVGALVSSDFQYTSNAWELTSIPAACAHCSAGCHLYYDVKHTSIDNPEPKIYRVKNEWNYVSLCGAGRFGYDFENRVEGKDEKAFDRALEAFKKADTIRFGSAITNEEALILQHLKTKHGYRLVNEDARRFQKFMAAYGSVTGTNLWNGDLDAVHRSDFVVSIGSQLKSDNPRARFAFNNAIKMNKGAGLYFHPIKDPVVEGFGKNLMAINHKPGLEEAALYLILDLFGDRESLPKDVVKYLDSFHKKGKKTIEETVKEKVVEKVTKKVKDEETGEEKEVIEEVTKMVPKKVKKEVEADINTLLGILDAPEDFDDRMAKMLAKKESFSIILGEDLINHPKAENLAKLAGMIEKYTDFKVVVLPSRTNTLGVSLICDLDEEPGEYVIGYNAAGDFILSASGRGDLDMPALNQQEGTFTNVDKRVVPTYVALPYKGYVLNDIANALGLRAGLTVDYTAALPEAKGFRPLKFDDLPNHYTNKGEEIRGYHLDVKKVEKAKKIAAGKIDRKGALKGEIAYRCNPVLQFNEFTQRAHEIATDAKLQLSPEKMESLGLKEGERVRITLPEGSVELAVTSDKFIGGEIVMVPDFDPAIETERLFSANRYQNVTIEKV; encoded by the coding sequence ATGAGTGAGATTACGATCAAAATAGACGGGAAAGAGTGCAAAACGAAAGAGGGTGAATTTATCCTCAATGTAGCACGTGCCAACGATATATTCATTCCCGCCATCTGCTATCTGACACGCTGCAGTCCGACATTGGCCTGCCGCCTTTGTCTGGTGGAAGCCGACGGAAAACAGGTCTACGCCTGTAACGCCAAAGCGAAGGACGGGATGGAGATCACGACGCTGACGGACAACATCGCCAAAGAGCGCCGTGCCATCATGGGAGTGTATGATGTCAACCACCCCCTGCAGTGCGGTGTCTGTGACCAGTCGGGCGAATGCGAGCTTCAGAACTATACACTGGAGATGGGTGTCGATGAGCAGCACTACGCTATCAAAGATATTCAACGGGAATCGAAGGAGTGGGGTCTGATCCATTACGATCCGGGGCTGTGCATCGTCTGCGAACGCTGCGTGACGGTCTGCAAGGACATGATCGGCGATGCGGCCCTCAAGACGGTTCCCAGAGGCGGTGAAGCACTCGACAAAGAACTCAAGAACAGCATGCCAAAAGACGCCTATGCGATGTGGAACAAACTGAACAAATCGCTGATCGGGCCTGCTACGGGTGAGACGCTCGAATGCACGGATTGCGGGGAGTGTATCGCCGTCTGTCCGGTCGGTGCCCTGGTCAGCAGCGATTTTCAGTACACATCCAATGCCTGGGAACTCACCTCCATTCCCGCGGCCTGTGCCCACTGCAGCGCAGGATGCCATCTCTACTACGATGTCAAACACACCAGTATCGACAATCCGGAGCCCAAAATCTACCGTGTCAAAAACGAATGGAACTATGTCTCCCTTTGTGGGGCCGGAAGGTTCGGATACGATTTCGAAAATCGTGTGGAAGGGAAGGATGAGAAGGCGTTCGACAGAGCGCTCGAAGCTTTCAAGAAAGCCGATACGATCCGCTTCGGTTCGGCCATTACCAACGAAGAGGCCCTGATACTTCAGCATCTCAAAACGAAACACGGATACAGGCTTGTCAACGAAGATGCCAGAAGATTCCAGAAATTCATGGCAGCCTACGGCTCTGTGACAGGTACGAACCTCTGGAACGGCGATCTGGATGCCGTGCATCGGAGCGATTTTGTCGTCAGCATCGGCTCCCAGCTTAAAAGCGACAATCCCCGTGCCCGATTCGCTTTCAACAACGCCATCAAGATGAACAAGGGAGCGGGACTCTATTTCCATCCCATCAAAGACCCGGTCGTCGAAGGGTTCGGGAAAAACCTCATGGCGATCAATCACAAGCCCGGCCTTGAAGAGGCGGCGCTCTACCTGATTCTCGATCTCTTCGGTGACAGGGAAAGCCTGCCGAAAGATGTGGTGAAATACCTCGACTCTTTTCACAAGAAAGGGAAGAAGACCATCGAGGAGACCGTGAAGGAGAAGGTTGTTGAAAAAGTGACCAAAAAGGTCAAAGACGAGGAGACCGGCGAGGAGAAGGAGGTGATTGAAGAGGTGACCAAGATGGTGCCGAAGAAGGTCAAGAAAGAGGTCGAAGCGGATATCAACACCCTTCTTGGCATCCTCGATGCTCCGGAAGATTTTGACGACAGAATGGCCAAGATGCTCGCCAAAAAAGAGTCTTTCTCCATCATCCTTGGAGAGGATCTCATCAACCATCCGAAGGCGGAGAATCTTGCGAAACTTGCCGGCATGATCGAAAAGTACACCGACTTCAAGGTCGTCGTGCTGCCCAGCCGAACCAATACGCTGGGGGTCAGCCTCATATGCGATCTCGACGAAGAACCCGGCGAGTATGTGATAGGCTACAATGCGGCGGGCGATTTCATCCTGAGCGCCTCCGGACGGGGCGACCTGGATATGCCGGCACTTAACCAGCAGGAAGGAACCTTCACCAATGTCGACAAGCGTGTCGTGCCGACCTATGTGGCGCTTCCTTATAAGGGCTACGTGCTCAATGACATTGCCAATGCGCTGGGCCTAAGAGCAGGTTTGACGGTCGATTACACGGCGGCGCTGCCCGAAGCGAAAGGATTCAGACCTTTGAAATTTGACGATCTCCCCAACCACTACACCAACAAAGGCGAGGAGATTCGTGGTTATCACCTTGATGTCAAAAAGGTTGAGAAGGCCAAAAAGATTGCGGCAGGAAAGATCGACAGGAAAGGTGCGCTAAAAGGCGAGATCGCCTACCGGTGCAACCCGGTCCTTCAGTTCAACGAATTTACCCAGAGAGCCCATGAGATCGCAACCGACGCGAAACTCCAGCTTTCGCCGGAAAAGATGGAAAGTCTCGGCCTGAAAGAAGGGGAAAGAGTACGTATCACTCTTCCCGAAGGGAGTGTGGAACTCGCTGTCACGTCTGACAAGTTTATCGGTGGAGAGATTGTGATGGTGCCCGATTTCGATCCGGCAATCGAAACCGAGAGACTCTTTTCAGCCAACCGGTATCAAAACGTAACGATAGAAAAGGTGTAA